The Micromonospora sp. NBC_00421 genome contains a region encoding:
- the panD gene encoding aspartate 1-decarboxylase — MFRTMLKSKIHRATVTQADLHYVGSVTVDQDLLDAADLLPGEQVAIVDVTNGARLETYVIPGERGSGVIGINGAAAHLVHPQDLVILISYGQMDDVEARTYRPRVVHVDADNRVVELGVDPAAAAAGTAGDPVSSPLAVVG, encoded by the coding sequence ATGTTCCGGACCATGCTCAAGTCGAAGATCCACCGGGCCACGGTGACCCAGGCCGACCTGCACTACGTCGGTTCGGTGACGGTGGACCAGGATCTGCTCGACGCTGCCGACCTGCTCCCGGGCGAGCAGGTGGCGATCGTGGACGTGACCAACGGGGCCCGGCTGGAGACGTACGTGATCCCGGGGGAGCGGGGCAGCGGCGTGATCGGCATCAACGGCGCGGCGGCGCACCTGGTGCATCCGCAGGATCTGGTGATCCTGATCTCGTACGGTCAGATGGACGACGTGGAGGCCCGGACGTACCGGCCCCGGGTGGTGCATGTCGACGCCGACAACAGGGTCGTTGAGCTGGGCGTCGACCCCGCTGCGGCGGCTGCCGGGACGGCCGGTGACCCGGTGTCGAGCCCGCTCGCCGTCGTCGGCTGA
- the panC gene encoding pantoate--beta-alanine ligase encodes MTELVHTRAELAKARSGLAGTVGVVMTMGALHQGHEALIRAARERADHVLVTVFVNPLQFGPNEDFDRYPRTLDADLAVCRRAGADLVFAPAVADMYPAGEPMVRINPGQLGEDFEGQSRPGFFHGVLTVVLKLLQLTRPDLTFFGEKDYQQLTLVRRMARDLDVPVEVVGVPTVREPDGLALSSRNRYLSAEERQAALGLSAALRAGATAAESGADAGEVLAAGHRALHGVPGVSVDYLVLTDPDLEPGPVTGPARLLIAAWVGRTRLIDNLAIQLAPRS; translated from the coding sequence GTGACGGAGTTGGTACACACGCGGGCCGAGCTGGCGAAGGCGCGGTCGGGGCTGGCCGGCACGGTCGGTGTGGTGATGACGATGGGCGCGCTGCACCAGGGGCACGAGGCGCTGATCCGGGCGGCCCGGGAACGGGCCGACCACGTCCTGGTGACGGTCTTCGTTAACCCGTTGCAGTTCGGCCCGAACGAGGACTTCGACAGGTACCCGCGCACCCTGGACGCCGACCTGGCGGTGTGCCGGCGGGCCGGCGCGGACCTGGTCTTCGCCCCGGCCGTGGCGGACATGTACCCGGCCGGTGAGCCGATGGTCCGGATCAACCCGGGGCAGCTCGGCGAGGATTTCGAGGGGCAGAGCCGGCCCGGCTTCTTCCACGGTGTGCTGACCGTGGTGTTGAAGCTGCTCCAGCTCACCCGGCCCGATCTCACCTTCTTCGGTGAGAAGGACTACCAGCAGCTCACCCTGGTCCGTCGGATGGCCCGGGACCTGGACGTGCCGGTCGAGGTGGTCGGGGTGCCGACCGTACGGGAGCCGGACGGTCTGGCGCTGTCCAGCCGCAACCGCTACCTGTCGGCGGAGGAACGGCAGGCGGCGCTCGGCCTGTCCGCCGCGCTGCGGGCCGGGGCCACCGCCGCCGAGTCGGGTGCCGACGCCGGTGAGGTGCTGGCCGCCGGGCACCGGGCGCTCCACGGGGTGCCGGGCGTGAGCGTGGACTACCTGGTGCTCACCGATCCGGACCTGGAGCCGGGGCCGGTCACCGGGCCGGCCCGGCTGCTGATCGCCGCGTGGGTGGGCAGGACCCGGCTGATCGACAACCTGGCCATCCAGCTCGCCCCCCGCTCCTGA
- a CDS encoding L-aspartate oxidase, which produces MELPPTVDLPALPSLLAAPAPGWVETTDVIVVGSGVAGLTAALHLREAGLHVTVVTKVNIDDGSTRWAQGGIAAVLDPADSPAAHARDTEIAGVGLCDPAAVRLLVEEGPLRLRELMRIGAEFDRNPDGSLMLTREGGHRADRIVHAGGDATGAEVQRALHAAVRRDPWIRLVEHALVLDLLRAPGDGPDSPGPACGITLHVLGEGSEDGVGALLARAVVLATGGMGQVFSATTNPAVSTGDGVALALRAGAAVTDVEFVQFHPTALIVPEQARVPGAGLAQQPLVSEALRGEGAHLVDADGKRFMLGQHELAELAPRDVVAKGIHRVLLATGADHVYLDARHLGGDFLAGRFPTIVASCLAIGVDPATDLIPVAPAAHYASGGVRTDLRGRTSIPGLYACGEVACTGVHGANRLASNSLLEGLVFSRRIAEDIAAGLPEQAQPEQTGAWVGGGGGVLPAEGVPALQRAMTRGAGVLRSASTLAATAATLVELGQGRGRPGTAGWEATNLVTVASTLVAAAYARQETRGCHWREDFPAADERWRGHLVAAVGARGELTERWEELP; this is translated from the coding sequence ATGGAACTTCCGCCGACCGTCGACCTGCCGGCTCTGCCCAGCCTGCTGGCTGCTCCCGCGCCCGGCTGGGTGGAGACCACCGACGTGATCGTGGTCGGCTCCGGGGTGGCCGGGCTCACCGCCGCGCTGCACCTGCGCGAGGCGGGACTGCACGTCACCGTGGTCACCAAGGTCAACATCGACGACGGTTCGACCCGCTGGGCGCAGGGCGGCATCGCCGCCGTACTCGATCCGGCCGACTCGCCCGCCGCGCACGCCCGGGACACCGAGATCGCCGGGGTCGGACTCTGCGATCCGGCGGCCGTCCGGCTGCTGGTGGAGGAGGGGCCGCTGCGGCTGCGGGAGCTGATGCGGATCGGCGCGGAGTTCGACCGCAACCCGGACGGCTCGCTGATGCTCACCCGGGAGGGCGGGCACCGGGCCGACCGGATCGTGCACGCCGGTGGTGACGCCACCGGGGCGGAGGTGCAGCGGGCCCTGCACGCGGCGGTCCGCCGGGACCCGTGGATCCGGCTGGTCGAGCACGCCCTGGTGCTGGACCTGCTGCGCGCCCCCGGCGACGGCCCGGATTCCCCCGGCCCGGCCTGCGGCATCACCCTGCACGTGCTGGGTGAGGGCAGCGAGGACGGCGTCGGCGCGCTGCTTGCCCGCGCGGTGGTGCTGGCCACCGGCGGGATGGGCCAGGTCTTCTCGGCCACCACCAACCCGGCGGTCTCCACAGGTGACGGCGTGGCGTTGGCGCTGCGGGCCGGGGCGGCGGTCACCGACGTCGAGTTCGTGCAGTTCCACCCGACCGCGCTGATCGTGCCGGAGCAGGCCCGGGTGCCGGGTGCCGGATTGGCCCAGCAGCCGCTGGTCTCGGAGGCGCTGCGCGGCGAGGGCGCCCACCTGGTCGACGCCGACGGCAAGCGGTTCATGCTCGGCCAGCACGAGCTGGCCGAGTTGGCACCCCGGGACGTGGTGGCCAAGGGCATCCACCGGGTGCTGCTGGCCACCGGCGCCGACCACGTCTATCTCGACGCCCGGCACCTCGGCGGGGACTTCCTCGCCGGGCGGTTCCCGACCATCGTCGCGTCCTGCCTGGCCATCGGGGTGGATCCGGCGACCGACCTGATCCCGGTCGCCCCGGCCGCCCACTACGCCTCCGGTGGCGTCCGCACCGACCTGCGCGGCCGGACCTCCATCCCCGGCCTGTACGCCTGCGGCGAGGTCGCCTGCACGGGCGTGCACGGCGCGAACCGGCTGGCCAGCAACTCGCTGCTGGAGGGGCTGGTCTTTTCCCGCCGGATCGCCGAGGACATCGCCGCCGGGCTGCCCGAGCAGGCGCAGCCGGAGCAGACCGGTGCCTGGGTGGGCGGCGGGGGTGGGGTGCTGCCCGCCGAGGGGGTACCGGCGTTGCAGCGGGCGATGACCCGGGGCGCCGGGGTGCTGCGGTCGGCGTCGACCCTGGCCGCGACCGCCGCCACCCTGGTCGAACTGGGGCAGGGCCGGGGTCGTCCGGGCACCGCCGGCTGGGAGGCGACGAACCTGGTCACCGTGGCATCGACGCTTGTCGCCGCCGCGTACGCCCGCCAGGAGACCCGGGGCTGTCACTGGCGGGAGGACTTCCCGGCGGCCGACGAGCGGTGGCGCGGCCACCTCGTCGCGGCCGTCGGTGCCCGCGGCGAGCTGACCGAACGCTGGGAGGAACTGCCCTGA
- a CDS encoding septum formation family protein gives MLTGCGVPGGLDGDLTDDWAALPTAGPFTPGAGVCQVADFTDTVALAAYAPVDCAVPHRVETVHVGALPAGRAAAPATGSAELRGAFAECDTRAAGYLGDDWRAGRLRLAVALPTTPGWAAGARWFRCDLSEVDTAEAAATVVTRTGSLRDALKGPSPLRLGCQRAKRGRGAGVQVLVPVECSAVHEAEFVGAWKAPDRAYPAKDVDWLPLYAGCRTLLGRYVGVPDDADLRFRSGVVVRPPGPGRWRVGDRGVRCYLWLSDRTVTASLKGGGPAALPVRTK, from the coding sequence ATGTTGACGGGTTGCGGCGTACCGGGCGGTCTCGACGGGGATCTCACCGACGACTGGGCGGCCCTGCCGACGGCCGGGCCGTTCACCCCCGGGGCGGGGGTGTGCCAGGTCGCCGACTTCACCGACACGGTCGCCCTGGCGGCGTACGCGCCGGTGGACTGTGCGGTTCCGCACCGGGTGGAGACGGTGCACGTGGGCGCGTTGCCTGCTGGGCGGGCCGCCGCGCCGGCCACCGGTTCGGCCGAGCTGCGGGGCGCGTTCGCCGAGTGCGACACCAGGGCCGCCGGTTACCTGGGCGACGACTGGCGGGCCGGTCGGCTGCGGTTGGCGGTGGCGCTGCCGACCACACCGGGCTGGGCGGCCGGTGCCCGCTGGTTCCGGTGCGACCTCAGCGAGGTGGACACGGCCGAGGCGGCGGCTACCGTGGTCACCCGTACCGGCAGCCTGCGGGACGCGCTGAAGGGGCCGTCCCCGCTGCGGCTGGGCTGCCAGCGGGCGAAGAGGGGTCGGGGCGCCGGGGTGCAGGTGCTGGTGCCTGTGGAGTGCTCGGCCGTGCACGAGGCGGAGTTCGTGGGCGCCTGGAAGGCCCCCGATCGGGCGTACCCGGCGAAGGACGTCGACTGGCTGCCGCTGTACGCCGGCTGCCGTACCCTGCTGGGCCGTTACGTGGGCGTGCCTGACGACGCCGACCTGCGGTTCCGCAGCGGCGTGGTGGTACGTCCGCCCGGTCCGGGCCGGTGGCGGGTCGGCGACCGGGGGGTCCGCTGCTACCTCTGGTTGAGCGACCGGACGGTGACCGCCTCGCTGAAGGGGGGCGGCCCGGCCGCCCTGCCGGTCCGCACGAAGTAA